A single window of Nicotiana sylvestris chromosome 5, ASM39365v2, whole genome shotgun sequence DNA harbors:
- the LOC104236671 gene encoding uncharacterized protein isoform X2 gives MNALVNEFIIKLKKRKIEGSKATAKLTAEVLRSCISQQRLPHTNQAAALIDAIRTIGEKLIAANPVELAVGNIVRRVLHIIREEDVSLTAAAVGGLAVSAGSDDEDDFKQDDHPGLSAAAVAAAARSTLRPPSLQTLLEDIPQSTAAPHTSSSGGDSEGKSKSADKNTASRKLKHNVIEAVNELIQDIATCHEQIAEQAVEHIHHNEVILTLGNSRTVMEFLCAAKEKKRSFRVFVAEGAPRYQGHALAKELVARGLQTTVITDSAIFAMISRVNMVVVGAHAVMANGGVIAPVGMNMVALAAQRHAVPFVVLAGTHKNRKKNNMERNWCSEGIDGRPLGSLW, from the exons ATGAATGCCCTAGTGAATGAATTCATAATCAAGCTTAAGAAACG GAAAATCGAGGGTTCAAAGGCAACAGCAAAATTGACAGCGGAAGTTCTACGCTCGTGCATATCGCAGCAGAGACTTCCTCATACTAACCAGGCTGCGGCGCTCATTGACGCAATCAGAACTATTGGGGAGAAGTTGATTGCTGCCAATCCAGTAG AGCTCGCCGTCGGTAACATTGTTAGGCGAGTTCTACACATTATAAGGGAAGAGGATGTGTCCTTGACCGCTGCTGCTGTTGGTGGGTTGGCTGTATCGGCTGGAAGTGATGATGAAGATGACTTCAAGCAAGATGATCATCCAGGTTTATCTGCCGCAGCTGTGGCTGCTGCTGCTAGAAGCACCTTGAGACCACCTTCCTTGCAGACCCTCCTTGAGGACATCCCACAATCAACAGCTGCACCTCATACATCTTCTTCTGGTGGTGATTCTGAAGGGAAAAGCAAAT CTGCTGATAAGAATACTGCAAGCAGGAAACTAAAGCATAATGTCATTGAGGCTGTTAATGAACTTATTCAAGATATTGCTACTTGCCATGAACAGATTGCTGAACAAGCAGTAGAGCATATTCATCACAA TGAGGTAATCTTAACTTTAGGCAATTCAAGAACAGTGATGGAATTTCTCTGTGCTGCAAAGGAAAAGAAGAGATCTTTCCGGGTTTTTGTGGCTGAGGGTGCCCCAAG GTATCAGGGGCATGCCCTTGCAAAAGAATTGGTTGCAAGGGGCCTGCAGACCACGGTTATCACTGATTCTGCTATTTTTGCAATGATCTCAAGAGTCAACATG GTTGTTGTTGGAGCGCACGCTGTCATGGCCAATGGTGGGGTTATTGCACCTGTTGGAATGAACATGGTGGCTCTAGCAGCTCAAAGGCATGCTGTTCCTTTTGTTGTTCTTGCAGGCACTCACAAG aatagaaagaagaacaatatGGAGAGAAATTGGTGCAGTGAGGGGATTGATGGAAGGCCCTTGGGTAGTCTGTGGTGA
- the LOC104236671 gene encoding uncharacterized protein isoform X1, giving the protein MNALVNEFIIKLKKRKIEGSKATAKLTAEVLRSCISQQRLPHTNQAAALIDAIRTIGEKLIAANPVELAVGNIVRRVLHIIREEDVSLTAAAVGGLAVSAGSDDEDDFKQDDHPGLSAAAVAAAARSTLRPPSLQTLLEDIPQSTAAPHTSSSGGDSEGKSKSADKNTASRKLKHNVIEAVNELIQDIATCHEQIAEQAVEHIHHNEVILTLGNSRTVMEFLCAAKEKKRSFRVFVAEGAPRYQGHALAKELVARGLQTTVITDSAIFAMISRVNMVVVGAHAVMANGGVIAPVGMNMVALAAQRHAVPFVVLAGTHKMCPLYPHNPEVLLNELKSPAELLDFGEFSDCLDFGTSSGSPLLHVVNPAFDYVPPNLVSLFITDTGGHNPSYMYRLIADYYSADDFVVKQSSIS; this is encoded by the exons ATGAATGCCCTAGTGAATGAATTCATAATCAAGCTTAAGAAACG GAAAATCGAGGGTTCAAAGGCAACAGCAAAATTGACAGCGGAAGTTCTACGCTCGTGCATATCGCAGCAGAGACTTCCTCATACTAACCAGGCTGCGGCGCTCATTGACGCAATCAGAACTATTGGGGAGAAGTTGATTGCTGCCAATCCAGTAG AGCTCGCCGTCGGTAACATTGTTAGGCGAGTTCTACACATTATAAGGGAAGAGGATGTGTCCTTGACCGCTGCTGCTGTTGGTGGGTTGGCTGTATCGGCTGGAAGTGATGATGAAGATGACTTCAAGCAAGATGATCATCCAGGTTTATCTGCCGCAGCTGTGGCTGCTGCTGCTAGAAGCACCTTGAGACCACCTTCCTTGCAGACCCTCCTTGAGGACATCCCACAATCAACAGCTGCACCTCATACATCTTCTTCTGGTGGTGATTCTGAAGGGAAAAGCAAAT CTGCTGATAAGAATACTGCAAGCAGGAAACTAAAGCATAATGTCATTGAGGCTGTTAATGAACTTATTCAAGATATTGCTACTTGCCATGAACAGATTGCTGAACAAGCAGTAGAGCATATTCATCACAA TGAGGTAATCTTAACTTTAGGCAATTCAAGAACAGTGATGGAATTTCTCTGTGCTGCAAAGGAAAAGAAGAGATCTTTCCGGGTTTTTGTGGCTGAGGGTGCCCCAAG GTATCAGGGGCATGCCCTTGCAAAAGAATTGGTTGCAAGGGGCCTGCAGACCACGGTTATCACTGATTCTGCTATTTTTGCAATGATCTCAAGAGTCAACATG GTTGTTGTTGGAGCGCACGCTGTCATGGCCAATGGTGGGGTTATTGCACCTGTTGGAATGAACATGGTGGCTCTAGCAGCTCAAAGGCATGCTGTTCCTTTTGTTGTTCTTGCAGGCACTCACAAG ATGTGTCCTTTGTATCCGCACAATCCTGAAGTCTTGCTAAATGAATTGAAGTCACCAGCTGAGCTTCTGGATTTTGGAGAATTCTCGGATTGCCTGGACTTTGGGACCAGCTCTGGTTCCCCTCTACTTCATGTTGTTAATCCTGCATTTGATTACGTGCCACcaaatcttgttagtttgtttATAACAGACAC GGGTGGACATAATCCTTCATACATGTACCGGCTCATAGCTGACTATTATTCTGCTGATGATTTTGTGGTGAAACAGAGTTCGATTTCTTGA